The Mesomycoplasma ovipneumoniae genome includes a region encoding these proteins:
- a CDS encoding SGNH/GDSL hydrolase family protein has translation MKKALKILFQTSTPFLLYAGIISSAVVFSAKNTNLSPNLLKKSETGLLKELKYLALGDSLSSGFDWESNLDGRGKMTNGSISGISFPAFFANFAQSIQPNSVKSFKNLALNNSSILDWIYLLDPKNNIISDENLVNLRAQTYNSSNFADTIRSVFENFSGDFSNLRNEIRNANLITISIGSKDFLNTFNSTFFDTVLSGNRSQNSYETITTNINYAFTKIKHNLKRLITLIKNINPETYINLIGYYNEHAKIDKFLNDLLKNYLLEFEPNLLSISRLNDEIKEVSQQMGVNFINPFFEKSWDGKSDPFFDTDLDFRPQIKANKQIAQNLIISLALSPKSLNKSKKRDENDEILLTNFSSNNLESQQLDFGSNKEILEKITVNGSLENFINENSSFEEKSIKDLHTISFQQPESTNYASALTQFVGFFDSEQSDIVNVFKDLINTFSNRSQPNFEAFNNVVEVILKSDFFTNLTQYAQEFIANSAIQNVEQNESDSTLDQESSDLSASDQTKTSPDLLSFLKEKSLSQENILGLLKEILSSQYVQSHHTKTVNLFYNLLFNQPAISKLLVSSISTQENIQQIIKEVFQFNSVQKFVTFIFTELINNNQDYVSAKSFSQVLYLFLQNSNNYNKSVTFIKHFVIEALKRPNFLSAIFETLSTQFGFNIEKEDINSLITLITSVSDILVNAKTFKNLIDLLSNEVIFGIKSGVSNNQSDFSFFSNIISNLTNKVSDFIKDKGNIYNLFQDIISFSPSAKQLDSVKSLLGKFLPFISKINLSFILDKNSENYQSLNLIFESFSDFLAQDNFKELNDLISAIMDDVFLVNNYKYQNSPDLYAIIFNLLSNNSQKLKPILYKFIDKNLNNTKVLDALKSFFAKILPHEFIEKLDQTDQSNYFKKLIDSVFEVISELTIEYNTKIELTKNNGFTEQTDKKLENNLDFNHLLDKLKSKKS, from the coding sequence ATGAAAAAAGCTTTAAAAATTCTCTTTCAAACATCCACACCATTTCTCTTATACGCTGGAATTATTTCAAGCGCAGTTGTTTTTAGTGCAAAAAATACTAATTTATCACCAAATTTGTTGAAAAAATCAGAAACTGGGTTGTTAAAAGAATTAAAATATTTAGCATTAGGCGATTCGCTTAGCTCAGGTTTTGATTGAGAAAGCAATCTTGACGGGCGCGGAAAAATGACTAACGGTTCTATAAGCGGGATCTCTTTTCCTGCTTTTTTTGCCAACTTTGCCCAAAGTATCCAACCTAATTCTGTAAAATCTTTTAAAAATTTAGCCCTAAATAATTCCTCAATTCTAGATTGAATTTATCTTCTTGATCCAAAAAATAATATTATAAGTGATGAAAATCTTGTTAATTTAAGGGCTCAAACTTACAATTCTTCAAATTTTGCCGACACGATTCGTTCAGTATTTGAAAATTTTAGCGGTGATTTTTCAAACTTAAGAAATGAAATCCGAAACGCTAATTTAATTACAATTTCAATTGGTTCTAAAGACTTTCTTAATACATTTAATAGCACTTTTTTTGACACTGTTCTTTCAGGTAATAGATCCCAAAATTCATACGAGACAATAACAACAAATATTAATTATGCATTTACAAAAATTAAGCATAATTTGAAAAGGTTAATAACTTTAATTAAAAATATTAACCCTGAAACTTACATAAATTTAATCGGATATTATAATGAACATGCAAAAATTGATAAATTTTTAAATGATTTGCTTAAAAATTATTTGCTAGAATTTGAACCTAATTTACTTTCAATAAGTCGTCTAAACGATGAAATAAAAGAAGTCTCACAACAAATGGGCGTTAATTTCATAAATCCATTTTTTGAAAAATCTTGAGACGGAAAATCAGACCCATTTTTTGATACAGATTTAGATTTCAGACCTCAAATAAAGGCTAACAAACAAATAGCGCAAAATTTAATTATTTCATTAGCTTTATCCCCAAAAAGTCTTAATAAATCTAAAAAACGCGATGAAAACGATGAAATTTTACTAACTAATTTTTCGTCTAATAATTTAGAGTCTCAGCAATTAGATTTTGGTTCCAATAAGGAAATTTTAGAAAAAATCACTGTCAATGGTTCGCTTGAAAATTTTATTAATGAAAATTCTAGTTTTGAAGAAAAAAGTATTAAAGATCTGCATACAATTTCATTTCAGCAGCCAGAATCAACAAATTATGCCAGTGCTTTGACTCAATTTGTTGGCTTTTTTGATTCAGAACAGAGCGATATTGTCAATGTATTTAAAGATTTAATTAACACTTTTTCCAATAGATCTCAACCAAATTTTGAGGCATTCAATAATGTTGTTGAAGTAATTTTAAAAAGTGATTTTTTCACAAATTTAACACAGTATGCTCAGGAATTTATTGCAAATTCAGCTATCCAAAATGTTGAACAAAACGAATCTGATTCGACTTTAGACCAAGAAAGTTCTGACTTATCCGCATCGGACCAAACAAAAACATCCCCTGATTTATTGAGTTTTTTGAAGGAAAAATCACTTTCACAGGAAAATATTCTTGGACTTTTAAAGGAAATTTTGTCTAGTCAATATGTTCAGAGTCACCACACTAAAACAGTTAATTTATTTTATAATTTACTATTTAACCAACCGGCAATTTCTAAATTATTAGTTAGCTCAATTTCAACTCAAGAAAATATTCAGCAAATAATAAAAGAAGTATTTCAATTTAATTCAGTTCAAAAATTTGTCACCTTTATTTTTACAGAATTAATAAACAATAACCAAGATTATGTATCAGCTAAATCTTTTAGTCAAGTTTTGTATTTATTTTTACAAAATTCAAATAATTACAATAAATCAGTAACTTTTATTAAACATTTTGTAATAGAAGCCCTTAAAAGACCTAATTTTTTAAGTGCTATTTTTGAGACTTTATCAACTCAATTTGGCTTTAATATTGAAAAAGAAGACATAAATTCGCTTATAACTTTGATCACAAGCGTTAGCGACATATTAGTTAATGCTAAAACTTTCAAAAATTTAATTGACTTGTTATCTAACGAAGTTATTTTTGGAATAAAAAGTGGTGTAAGCAATAATCAGTCCGATTTTTCCTTCTTTTCTAATATTATTTCTAATTTAACCAATAAAGTTAGTGATTTTATCAAAGATAAGGGAAATATTTATAATCTTTTCCAAGATATTATCTCTTTTTCACCTTCGGCTAAACAACTAGATTCTGTTAAGTCTCTGCTTGGTAAATTTTTACCATTTATTTCAAAAATTAATTTAAGTTTTATTCTTGACAAAAATTCTGAAAATTATCAGTCTTTAAATTTAATTTTTGAGTCTTTTTCAGATTTCCTGGCACAAGATAATTTTAAAGAATTAAATGATTTAATTAGTGCAATTATGGATGATGTTTTCCTGGTTAATAACTATAAATATCAAAATAGTCCCGATTTATATGCCATAATTTTTAATTTATTGTCTAATAATTCCCAAAAATTAAAACCAATTTTGTATAAGTTTATTGACAAAAACCTTAACAATACCAAAGTTTTAGATGCACTTAAGTCTTTTTTTGCTAAAATTTTGCCACACGAATTTATTGAGAAATTGGACCAAACTGACCAGTCAAATTATTTTAAAAAGTTAATTGACTCTGTTTTTGAGGTTATTTCTGAATTAACTATTGAATATAATACCAAAATTGAGCTAACAAAAAACAACGGTTTTACCGAACAAACAGACAAAAAATTAGAAAATAATTTAGATTTTAATCACTTATTAGATAAACTCAAAAGCAAAAAGTCATAA
- a CDS encoding DUF4011 domain-containing protein, with amino-acid sequence MEVDNVREDLKKWQNKLLDVSKRNRLINFNLNIPTKTRPIKLGILLPNFNDFLDNVVETKAKIFFRYPEKNAKKQSTSKSKPKNFTPLTLEEIQNELINTKNISNLIISDFPVEQENLIIKNLYSKSKNFKEEKAINILYLGIGFLKWFEKDDEKTPYYSPIFLFPAQLSRMLEQGKEKYWLEFLDNSSLSINLTLLKKLQILNLDSQLSKFKIDTTLSIRENFLNFEKLFHKNNTNSNWEIIRSIQLSLFDYSKIEIYTDLVENEEKIINNPFYNEIIGNSTPKPNNSVAPIGENNQDTVVGSSSNNDLAPSDYFHILPADSSQEKAIQAAIRGENFILDGPPGTGKSQTITNIINEFLARNKTVLFVSEKLAALNVVYSNLKKIGLSDSVIAIHNENINKKDVVDNLLTTLEKGANSILLNASESALIENNYIELRQKLNNYGEKLTQVRPPLQKSVYDLIAEYQNLIDIPNFEFSISEEKLKKIDYFALQKIEWGLSDLFQKIKTINFNLKKHPWYGFSQKTIDEFKKDKFRTWILSLTNLSHTIFNNIKEFNFFLMHPDQHLNNILYLFDFLKILNNLEKIDLAELEKLQNLSQEIQKYSQILQIQSDISDLEKKLYVHFKQIPLDVPVKECCQIIEDHLNKKLKFLDFRYKKIKQKLTPYFKKDFSDTTFLENSSEIITLKNKKISLGKWLSTLLFKPGETNPAQIQANFYQLKFYKKLKILNDTTKVKVQDKQFVDFFLDSKYTRELLNKKLFEPVSQFVDIWREFSLEFDSKEVNFNFLEKKRFESNLQTKLYKIDKIHEIAQINANISLLSDFGIDDFINKAIDQNLEIDFYKTFAKKFYKILIDQIISTEFHNYDWQTLSSNQDKFELAQEKLDLLSAKRVDAILLEKIPQIDSVSEYTPEIRILRQEANKSRRLMPFHELFVRIPNLLRKLKPCLMMSPLSVSSYIKNSDMEFDLVIFDEASQVKPESAIGAIVRAKQYIIAGDKEQMPPTNFFDTIPESEDEESDFTDFNVSDYLSILDVSQTFLKSYRLTWHYRSKFEELIQPSNIEIYNNDLVTFPTSQKPQDLQGIKLVKVENALYKERRNEKEADTVIEILDQILTKYQNKFSIGIVTTNSVQRNLIQSKLEKFKANKPYFSQFFSDESSTEIFVKNIESVQGDERDIIIFSLNFGPNEQNRVSLHFGAINQKNGYRRLNVAFTRAKYSTIMVTSLDPEQIDLEKVRTRGASFLKKYLEIAKHNLFVENKPDNTSESQVSFEDSVYKELTNMGLKVVKNVGYSDYKIDLAVLNPQNENSYLLGIQCDGSGFLKHKNARDREILWKNVLMSRGWNILRIWSLDWFQNRGSQLKKIKEIIKKLKSQEEKPLGVEENPSDLSPKTAEKLSAPLAIVKKRQPIDFRSFFEKRFLFTDENLTDLWNQTKTEYSFFEEIFKRVKILSKLEHQKIVLWLSGNSKITNSIKAKSVKIAHNFIENNVIFESPSHYFLKNVTKYNFFLEPKRPIREIHYFEIKDLIITIIQKTKSISKEDIYSLILEVTDFSFLKKKTRDYLDQCFQKLLDDKIIFENKGETFSLVNP; translated from the coding sequence ATGGAAGTTGATAATGTTCGTGAAGATCTAAAAAAATGACAAAATAAATTGCTTGATGTTTCCAAAAGAAATCGATTAATCAATTTTAATTTAAACATCCCAACAAAAACAAGGCCAATAAAACTTGGAATTTTATTGCCTAATTTTAATGATTTTCTTGATAATGTTGTAGAAACTAAAGCAAAAATATTTTTTCGCTACCCCGAAAAAAATGCTAAAAAGCAGTCAACTTCAAAATCAAAGCCTAAAAATTTTACACCACTAACACTAGAAGAAATTCAAAATGAATTAATAAACACTAAAAACATCTCAAATTTGATAATATCAGACTTTCCCGTTGAGCAAGAGAATTTAATTATTAAAAATTTGTACTCAAAATCCAAAAATTTTAAAGAAGAAAAAGCGATAAATATTCTTTATCTTGGTATTGGATTTTTGAAATGATTTGAAAAAGATGATGAAAAAACCCCTTATTATAGTCCTATTTTTTTATTTCCTGCCCAACTTAGCCGAATGTTAGAGCAAGGAAAAGAGAAATATTGACTCGAATTTCTTGATAATTCATCATTAAGTATAAATTTAACTCTTCTTAAAAAATTACAAATTTTAAACTTAGATAGCCAGTTATCTAAGTTTAAAATTGATACAACACTCTCAATTAGGGAAAATTTTCTAAATTTTGAAAAATTATTTCACAAAAATAACACTAATTCAAATTGAGAAATAATTCGCTCAATTCAATTGAGCCTTTTTGATTATAGTAAAATTGAAATTTACACTGACTTAGTTGAAAATGAAGAAAAAATAATTAATAATCCTTTTTATAATGAAATAATTGGAAATTCTACCCCCAAACCAAATAATTCTGTCGCCCCTATCGGTGAAAATAATCAAGATACTGTCGTCGGTTCTAGTTCTAATAATGATCTTGCCCCATCAGATTATTTTCATATTTTGCCAGCCGATTCATCTCAGGAAAAAGCAATTCAGGCTGCAATTCGTGGTGAAAATTTCATTCTTGATGGTCCTCCTGGAACCGGAAAGTCCCAAACCATCACTAATATAATTAATGAATTTTTAGCAAGAAATAAAACAGTTTTATTTGTTTCAGAAAAACTAGCCGCACTTAATGTTGTTTATTCAAACCTTAAAAAAATCGGACTTTCTGATTCAGTTATAGCTATTCACAACGAAAATATTAACAAAAAAGATGTAGTTGACAATCTTTTAACCACGCTCGAAAAAGGGGCTAATTCAATATTATTGAATGCTTCAGAGTCTGCTTTAATTGAAAATAATTATATTGAATTGCGTCAAAAACTGAATAATTACGGTGAAAAACTGACTCAAGTTCGTCCTCCGTTACAAAAAAGTGTTTATGACTTAATTGCTGAATATCAAAATTTGATTGATATTCCAAATTTTGAATTTTCAATTTCAGAAGAAAAACTAAAAAAAATTGACTATTTTGCCCTTCAAAAAATTGAATGAGGACTTAGTGATTTATTTCAGAAAATAAAAACTATCAACTTTAATTTAAAAAAACACCCTTGATATGGTTTTAGTCAAAAAACTATTGATGAATTCAAAAAAGACAAATTTAGAACTTGAATTTTAAGTTTGACAAATTTAAGTCATACTATTTTCAATAACATCAAAGAGTTTAATTTTTTCTTGATGCATCCAGATCAACATTTAAATAATATTCTTTACTTGTTTGATTTTTTAAAAATTTTAAATAACCTAGAAAAAATTGATTTGGCTGAGCTCGAAAAGTTGCAAAATTTGTCCCAAGAAATTCAAAAATATTCGCAAATTTTGCAAATTCAATCAGATATTTCTGACTTAGAAAAAAAACTTTACGTTCATTTTAAGCAAATTCCTTTAGATGTTCCTGTCAAAGAGTGTTGTCAAATTATTGAAGATCATCTCAATAAAAAACTTAAATTTTTAGACTTTAGATACAAAAAAATCAAACAAAAATTAACTCCGTATTTTAAGAAAGATTTTTCTGACACAACTTTTCTTGAAAACTCATCAGAAATTATTACCTTAAAAAACAAAAAAATCTCGCTTGGAAAATGGCTTTCAACCCTTTTATTCAAACCTGGTGAAACAAATCCCGCCCAAATCCAGGCAAATTTTTATCAATTAAAGTTTTATAAAAAGTTAAAAATCTTGAATGATACAACAAAAGTAAAAGTTCAAGACAAGCAATTTGTTGATTTTTTCCTTGATTCAAAATATACAAGAGAGCTTTTGAATAAAAAATTATTTGAACCTGTTAGTCAATTTGTTGATATTTGGCGAGAATTTTCGCTTGAATTTGATTCAAAAGAGGTTAATTTTAACTTTTTAGAAAAGAAAAGATTCGAAAGCAATCTTCAAACAAAACTATATAAGATAGACAAAATTCATGAAATTGCCCAAATTAATGCCAATATTTCCCTTTTATCAGATTTTGGAATTGATGACTTCATAAATAAAGCAATTGACCAAAACTTAGAAATTGATTTTTATAAAACTTTTGCCAAAAAATTTTACAAAATTTTAATAGATCAAATAATTAGCACCGAATTTCATAATTATGATTGACAAACACTAAGTTCAAATCAAGATAAATTTGAGCTTGCCCAAGAAAAATTAGATTTACTGTCGGCAAAAAGAGTTGATGCCATTCTTCTTGAAAAAATTCCCCAAATTGACTCAGTTTCTGAATATACTCCAGAAATTAGAATTTTAAGACAAGAAGCTAATAAATCTCGGCGTTTAATGCCGTTTCACGAACTTTTTGTCAGAATTCCGAATTTATTAAGAAAATTAAAGCCTTGTTTGATGATGTCGCCACTCTCAGTAAGTTCCTACATTAAAAATAGTGATATGGAATTTGATCTTGTTATTTTTGATGAGGCATCACAAGTAAAACCCGAAAGTGCAATTGGAGCAATTGTGCGCGCAAAGCAATATATAATTGCTGGTGACAAAGAACAAATGCCCCCAACAAATTTTTTTGACACAATTCCTGAAAGCGAGGATGAAGAATCTGATTTTACTGACTTTAATGTTTCAGATTATCTCTCAATTCTTGATGTCAGTCAAACATTTTTAAAATCTTACAGGCTAACATGACACTATCGCTCAAAGTTTGAAGAATTAATTCAACCTTCTAACATTGAAATTTATAATAACGATTTAGTTACTTTTCCAACAAGTCAAAAACCTCAGGATTTGCAAGGTATTAAGCTTGTAAAAGTTGAAAATGCACTTTATAAAGAGCGAAGAAATGAAAAAGAAGCAGATACTGTTATTGAAATACTAGACCAAATTCTTACAAAATATCAAAACAAATTTTCGATAGGAATTGTTACAACTAATTCAGTACAGCGAAATCTCATTCAATCAAAATTAGAAAAATTTAAAGCAAATAAGCCTTATTTTTCCCAGTTTTTTAGCGATGAATCATCTACCGAAATTTTTGTCAAAAATATTGAATCAGTTCAAGGTGACGAGCGCGATATAATCATTTTTTCATTAAATTTTGGTCCTAATGAGCAAAACAGAGTTTCACTTCATTTTGGAGCCATTAACCAAAAAAATGGTTACAGACGTCTAAATGTTGCCTTTACACGTGCAAAATATTCAACAATAATGGTTACATCACTTGATCCTGAGCAAATTGATTTAGAAAAAGTCCGTACACGTGGGGCAAGTTTTCTTAAAAAATATCTAGAAATCGCTAAACATAATTTGTTTGTAGAAAATAAACCTGATAATACTTCAGAATCACAAGTAAGTTTTGAGGATTCTGTCTACAAAGAATTAACAAATATGGGCCTAAAAGTTGTCAAAAACGTGGGATATTCAGATTACAAAATCGATTTAGCAGTTTTAAATCCGCAAAATGAAAATAGTTATTTACTCGGAATTCAATGTGATGGGTCTGGTTTTTTAAAACATAAAAATGCCCGTGATCGCGAAATTTTGTGAAAAAATGTTCTAATGTCTCGAGGTTGAAATATCCTTAGAATTTGATCGCTAGATTGATTCCAAAATAGGGGTAGTCAACTTAAAAAAATAAAAGAAATAATAAAAAAACTTAAATCTCAAGAAGAAAAACCGCTGGGTGTTGAAGAAAATCCTTCTGATTTATCGCCAAAAACAGCTGAAAAACTTAGCGCCCCATTAGCTATTGTTAAAAAAAGACAACCAATTGATTTTAGGTCCTTTTTTGAAAAAAGATTTTTATTTACGGATGAAAATTTGACTGACTTATGAAATCAAACTAAAACCGAATATTCTTTTTTTGAGGAAATTTTTAAAAGAGTTAAAATTCTCAGTAAGCTAGAACACCAAAAAATTGTCCTTTGATTAAGCGGAAATTCAAAAATTACCAACTCTATAAAAGCAAAAAGTGTGAAAATTGCACATAATTTTATAGAAAACAACGTTATTTTTGAAAGTCCGTCCCATTATTTTTTAAAAAATGTAACAAAATATAATTTTTTCCTTGAACCAAAAAGACCAATAAGAGAAATACATTATTTTGAAATTAAGGATTTGATTATAACAATAATTCAAAAAACTAAATCAATTTCAAAAGAGGATATATATTCATTAATTCTCGAAGTAACGGATTTTTCTTTCCTAAAGAAAAAGACTCGCGACTATTTAGATCAATGTTTTCAAAAATTACTAGATGATAAAATAATTTTTGAAAACAAAGGAGAAACTTTTTCCTTAGTAAATCCTTAA
- the tyrS gene encoding tyrosine--tRNA ligase produces MSDKNKIDFLDELKQRGILKDITNPDRFLNLSSENGIYIGFDPTAPSLHLGNYISINLLQRLQNFGIKVLAVVGGATGMIGDPSFRPNERKLLDFESVKNNTEKIKNQLKSFNLPVFDNFEIYKDMNILTFLRDIGKNINIAYLLAKDSVSSRIESGLSFTEFSYQLIQGWDFKFLSQNHDIIAQSGGSDQWGNMVTGLDFIKKSNLKNKDKTFVFTTNLLTDENNEKFGKSLGKPIWLDKNMYSPFNLYQFLLNQSDSQAEKIMLWLSFLDLDSIRQLISLHNQNKKDRILQKELAKEVVFNIHGQKGLEIAEKITQILFNKINYFEITFNDKLELKKILPYFSANFFGQNSLIELGIFSSKRELNEFISHKALEINGIKIESSSGINTSLADQNNLFLIKKGKKQFFIFELI; encoded by the coding sequence ATGTCTGACAAAAATAAAATTGATTTTCTTGATGAGCTAAAACAAAGAGGAATTTTAAAAGATATCACTAATCCTGATAGATTTTTAAATCTTTCTTCTGAAAATGGAATTTATATCGGCTTTGATCCAACGGCACCTTCGCTTCATTTGGGCAATTACATTTCAATAAATCTTTTACAACGTCTTCAAAATTTTGGAATTAAGGTTCTTGCGGTTGTCGGTGGGGCAACTGGAATGATTGGAGATCCGTCTTTTAGACCTAATGAACGAAAATTACTTGACTTTGAAAGTGTCAAAAATAATACTGAAAAAATAAAAAATCAATTAAAATCGTTTAATTTACCTGTTTTTGATAATTTTGAAATTTACAAAGATATGAATATTTTAACCTTTTTGCGTGATATTGGTAAAAATATTAATATTGCTTATTTGTTAGCTAAAGATTCTGTTTCTTCGCGGATTGAATCTGGACTCTCATTTACAGAATTTTCTTATCAACTAATTCAAGGGTGAGATTTTAAATTTTTATCCCAAAATCACGACATAATTGCCCAATCAGGGGGATCTGATCAATGAGGCAATATGGTCACTGGCCTTGATTTTATTAAAAAATCAAACCTAAAAAATAAGGACAAGACCTTTGTTTTTACAACAAATTTACTTACTGATGAAAATAATGAAAAATTTGGCAAAAGTCTTGGAAAACCGATTTGGCTTGATAAAAATATGTATTCACCTTTTAATTTATATCAATTTTTGTTGAATCAAAGTGATTCACAGGCTGAAAAAATCATGCTCTGACTGTCATTTTTAGATCTAGATTCAATTAGACAGTTAATTTCTTTGCACAATCAAAATAAAAAAGACCGAATTTTGCAAAAAGAATTGGCAAAAGAGGTTGTTTTTAACATTCACGGCCAAAAAGGACTTGAAATTGCAGAAAAAATAACCCAAATTCTATTTAATAAAATAAATTATTTTGAAATAACTTTTAATGATAAGTTGGAACTAAAAAAAATTTTGCCCTATTTTAGTGCAAATTTTTTTGGCCAAAACAGTCTAATTGAATTAGGCATTTTTAGCTCAAAACGTGAATTAAATGAATTTATTTCACATAAAGCTCTCGAAATTAACGGTATAAAAATTGAATCTTCTTCTGGAATTAATACTAGTTTAGCTGATCAAAACAACCTCTTTTTAATTAAAAAAGGCAAGAAACAATTCTTTATTTTCGAGCTAATTTAA
- a CDS encoding deoxyribonuclease IV: MIKIGSHVPFKKPDYLFGAIDISLKNKANTAMIFLGPPQSTMRTKPENYKFEQYVAEFSKQIPPADIVVHAPYILNLANPLKANFSIDFLVKEIEKMNFIGAKFLVLHPGFYTTYTRLEAKNQLVKSLKVILEKTKNVEILLETMAGKGTEMCSSFEEIVEIIQDLNSERIGVCLDTCHVWDAGYDLKNYAEFQQELIKTKIINHIKVIHLNDSANPLGSKKDRHANIDKGFIGLETLQKIVHDPLFDNIPIILETPYVDNKPIYDQEIALLLKK; this comes from the coding sequence ATGATAAAAATTGGATCACATGTACCTTTCAAAAAACCAGATTACCTTTTTGGTGCAATCGATATTTCTCTAAAAAATAAAGCAAATACAGCAATGATTTTTTTAGGTCCACCTCAGTCAACAATGAGAACCAAGCCTGAAAATTATAAATTTGAACAGTATGTCGCTGAATTTTCTAAGCAAATTCCGCCTGCTGATATAGTCGTTCATGCTCCTTATATTTTAAATTTAGCCAATCCATTAAAAGCTAATTTTTCTATTGATTTTTTGGTCAAAGAGATTGAAAAAATGAACTTTATAGGGGCAAAATTCTTGGTTTTGCACCCAGGTTTTTATACAACCTATACAAGATTAGAAGCAAAAAATCAACTTGTAAAATCACTTAAAGTTATACTTGAAAAAACAAAAAATGTTGAAATTTTACTTGAAACTATGGCCGGAAAAGGTACTGAAATGTGCTCAAGTTTTGAGGAAATAGTCGAGATAATTCAAGACCTAAATTCAGAAAGAATTGGGGTTTGCCTTGATACTTGTCATGTTTGAGATGCTGGTTATGATCTTAAAAATTATGCTGAATTTCAACAAGAATTAATAAAAACTAAAATAATAAATCACATAAAAGTTATTCATCTAAATGATTCAGCAAATCCGCTGGGTTCAAAAAAAGATCGTCACGCTAATATCGACAAAGGTTTTATTGGTCTTGAAACTCTTCAAAAAATTGTTCATGACCCACTTTTTGATAATATTCCAATAATTTTAGAAACGCCTTATGTTGATAATAAGCCAATTTATGATCAAGAAATCGCCCTTTTATTGAAAAAATAG
- a CDS encoding Nif3-like dinuclear metal center hexameric protein: MKTKVIGDFLLEKFPLENCQVWDNCGWNLFFDSEISKVLICIDLTQSVLDFAIKNNYNLIVSHHPFFFYPTKKEEFQNSPYKKKISSLLKKHSISVLGLHTNFDSTDNQTAFSIANQWDLDASSAKKIDDFNILIENNLKVSEILKRISLNSNLATFRANFSQDFLPKKVAILPGSGGILACLLAKKQKANLVITSDLKWSDQLTINHHKIKVLEIPHLIEQVFTDKIAQLLQEKFKNIEIYSFKLPEILSEVKIKW; this comes from the coding sequence ATGAAAACAAAAGTAATTGGCGATTTTTTGCTTGAAAAATTTCCCTTAGAAAACTGTCAAGTCTGAGATAATTGCGGTTGAAATCTCTTTTTTGATTCTGAAATTTCTAAGGTTCTTATTTGCATTGATCTTACACAAAGTGTTTTAGATTTTGCTATTAAAAATAATTATAATTTAATAGTTTCACATCATCCTTTCTTTTTTTATCCGACAAAAAAGGAAGAATTTCAAAATTCGCCATACAAGAAAAAAATTTCGAGCCTTCTAAAAAAACACTCAATTAGTGTCCTCGGGCTCCACACGAATTTTGACTCAACAGATAACCAAACAGCATTTTCAATCGCCAACCAGTGAGATCTAGATGCAAGCAGTGCTAAAAAAATCGATGATTTTAACATTTTAATTGAAAATAATTTAAAGGTCTCAGAAATTTTAAAAAGAATTTCACTAAATAGCAATTTAGCGACTTTTCGAGCTAATTTTTCACAAGATTTTTTGCCAAAAAAAGTGGCAATTCTTCCAGGTTCAGGCGGAATTTTAGCATGTCTTTTGGCAAAAAAACAAAAAGCCAATCTTGTTATAACTTCTGATCTCAAATGATCAGATCAACTTACGATCAATCATCATAAAATCAAAGTTTTAGAAATTCCCCATCTTATTGAGCAAGTTTTTACTGATAAAATTGCCCAATTATTGCAAGAAAAATTTAAAAACATCGAAATTTACAGTTTTAAATTACCTGAAATTTTAAGCGAGGTTAAAATCAAATGATAA